The following proteins come from a genomic window of Clupea harengus chromosome 22, Ch_v2.0.2, whole genome shotgun sequence:
- the uso1 gene encoding general vesicular transport factor p115 isoform X1, whose product MNFFRGVMGGQPAGPQHSGVETIQKLCDRVASSTLLEDRRDAVRALKSLSKKYRMEVGSQALEHLIRILQTDRADSEILGYALDTIYNIICSDEEEEQDESEDAAPPLSGKNRNVPEEMQKQDDVGAQFTERFVQDPENITLLLTLLEEFDFHVRWPGVKLLTALLKNQCPQLQGIILVSPMGVSRLMDLLADSREVIRNDGLLLLQQLTKGNAAIQKIVAFENAFERLLDIITEEGTSDGGIVVEDCLLLLLNLLKNNSSNQNFFKEGSYVQRMKPWFEVGDDNAGWSAQKVTNLHYMLQLVRVLVSPVNSPGATASCQKAMFQCGLLQQLCTILMATGVPADILTETINTVSEVIRGSQINQDYFASVNAPSNPPRPAIVVLLMSMVNERQPFVLRCAVLYCFQCFLYKNQKGQGEIVATLLPSTIDANSISAGQLLCGGLFSADSLSNWCAAVALAHALQDNLTQKEQLLRVQLATSLGKPPVSLLQQCTNILSQGDKINRRGSKVQTRVGLLMLLCTWINNCPIAVTHFLHNQENVPFLTAQISENLGEDERLVQGLCALLLGICIYYNDNSLENYTKDKLKQLIEKRIGKENFVEKLGFITKHELYSRAGQKPQPVFPTPEHMLFDHEFTKLVKDLEGVITKAIHKSNEEEKKEEEVKKTLEQHDSIVTQYKELIREQDTQINELKAQVASMSSQSEQMQVTMTQQITQIQQHKDQYNILKLKLGKTGDQSASQGEGAHINGLQSEELSQLREELEDLRRQHAQLQTQLAEKDTLIGSLKSEAASPAEGAPDNTELMKELDTLRAQLHSQAADLTQLQTERQELLRKAETAESGPASVDSGVDKAKVAELEKRLAAQSAETQKLQGEMKNLTGGRAGLESELASATSTAAILQAEKGKLQQEVQESKKEQDDLLMLLADQDQKILSLKHKLKDLGEPIDDEDDLDSKDQSEDDDDEDDEEDDDDEEDDE is encoded by the exons ATGAATTTCTTCAGAGGAGTAATGGGCGGGCAGCCAGCGGGGCCACAACATTCTGGTGTGGAGACG ATCCAGAAACTTTGTGACCGTGTCGCCTCCTCAACACTGTTAGAGGACCGTAGAGATGCTGTCCGGGCCCTTAAATCTTTGTCCAAG AAATACCGCATGGAGGTGGGATCACAGGCTTTGGAACACCTGATTCGTATTCTTCAAACAGACAG GGCGGACTCTGAAATCCTTGGGTATGCTCTTGACACTATATACAACATCATCTGCAgtgacgaggaagaggagcaag ATGAATCAGAAG ATGCGGCTCCCCCTCTTTCAGGGAAGAATAGGAATGTACCTG AGGAGATGCAGAAGCAGGATGACGTCGGAGCCCAGTTCACGGAGAGGTTCGTCCAGGACCCAGAGAACATCACGCTGCTGCTCACACTCCTGGAG gagTTCGACTTCCACGTGAGATGGCCTGGCGTGAAGCTGCTTACAGCCTTGTTGAAGAACCAGTGTCCTCAGCTTCAGGGCATCATCCTCGTCAGCCCAATGG GAGTTTCCAGACTAATGGACTTGCTAGCGGACTCCAGAGAGGTCATTCGTAATGAT GGTCTGCTGTTATTACAGCAGCTCACTAAAGGCAATGCTGCCATTCAGAAGATTGTAGCTTTTGAAAATGCTTTTGAGAGACTCCTGGACATCATCACAGAGGAAGGCACCAGTGATGGGG GTATTGTTGTGGAGGActgtctgttgctgctgttgaacCTACTCAAGAACAACAGCTCCAACCAGAACTTCTTCAAGGAGGGCTCCTACGTCCAGAGGATGAAGCCCTGGTTTGAGGTGGGAGATGACAATGCTGGCTGGTCCGCTCAGAAGGTCACCAACCTTCACTACATGCTGCAG CTGGTGCGAGTGCTGGTGTCTCCGGTGAACTCTCCGGGGGCCACGGCCAGCTGTCAGAAGGCCATGTTCCAGTGTGgcctcctccagcagctctgcACCATCCTCATGGCGACCGGTGTGCCCGCAGACATCCTCACTGAG ACCATAAACACGGTGTCAGAAGTCATCCGTGGTTCCCAGATTAACCAGGACTACTTTGCATCGGTCAACGCTCCATCCAACCCGCCCAG GCCAGCCATCGTGGTGCTGCTGATGTCCATGGTGAACGAGAGGCAGCCGTTCGTGCTGCGCTGTGCCGTGCTCTACTGCTTCCAGTGCTTCCTCTATAAGAACCAGAAGGGCCAGGGGGAGATCGTGGCCACCCTGCTGCCTTCCACCATTGATG ctAATTCCATCTCGGCGGGCCAGCTGCTGTGTGGAGGCCTATTCTCGGCGGACTCGCTGTCCAACTGGTGCGCGGCGGTGGCTCTGGCCCACGCCCTCCAGGACAACCTGACCCAGAAGGAGCAGCTGCTGCGGGTGCAGCTGGCCACCAGCCTGGGCAAGCCCCCCGTCTCCCTCCTGCAGCAGTGCACCAACATCCTCTCCCAG GGGGATAAGATCAACCGGCGG ggGAGTAAGGTGCAGACCCGAGTAGGCCTCCTGATGCTGCTCTGCACTTGGATCAATAACTGTCCCATTGCCGTCACACACTTCCTGCACAACCAGGAGAACGTGCCCTTT CTGACGGCTCAGATCTCGGAGAACCTGGGGGAGGACGAGCGGCTGGTGCAGGGCCTGTGTGCCCTTCTCCTGGGCATCTGCATCTACTACAACGACAACTCACTGGAGAACTACACTAA AGATAAGCTGAAGCAGTTGATTGAGAAGCGCATTGGGAAGGAGAACTTCGTGGAGAAGCTGGGCTTCATCACCAAGCATGAGCTGTACTCCCGCGCCGGCCAGAAGCCCCAGCCGGTCTTCCCCACGCCCGAGCACATGCTCTTTGACCACGAGTTCACCAAACTGGTCAAGGACCTGGAGG GTGTGATAACTAAAGCTATCCATAAATCcaatgaggaggagaagaaagaggaggaggtgaagaagacCCTTGAGCAGCACGACAGCATAGTGACTCAGTATAAAGAACTGATCCGAGAACAG gacacTCAGATCAACGAGCTGAAGGCGCAGGTAGCCTCCATGTCGTCCCAGAGTGAGCAGATGCAGGTCACCATGACGCAGCAGATCACTCAGATCCAGCAGCACAAAGACCAGTACAACATCCTCAAGCTCAAGCTAG gtaagaCAGGTGACCAGTCGGCCTCACAGGGGGAGGGCGCTCACATCAACGGCCTGCAGTCGGAGGAGCTGAGTCAGCtgagagaggagctggaggacctGCGCAGACAACACGCCCAGCTGCAGACACAGCTCGCCGAGAAGGACACGCTCATAGgcagcttg aaatcagagGCAGCTTCTCCAGCAGAGGGAGCCCCAGACAACACAGAACTCATGAAG GAGCTGGACACATTGAGGGCCCAGCTGCACAGCCAGGCCGCTGACCTCACTCAGctccagacagagagacaggagctGCTAAGGAAAGCCGAGACTGCA gAGTCGGGCCCAGCCAGTGTGGACAGTGGAGTGGACAAGGCCAAAGTAGCAGAACTGGAGAAGCGATTGGCAGCTCAgagtgcagaaacacagaaactccAG GGGGAGATGAAGAACCTGACTGGCGGCAGAGCGGGCCTGGAGTCGGAGCTGGCCTCAGCCACCAGCACGGCAGCCATCTTGCAGGCGGAGAAGGGCAAGCTCcagcaggaggtgcaggagtCCAAGAAGGAGCAGGACGACCTGCTCATGCTGCTCGCCGACCAGGACCAGAAGATCCTCTCGCTGAAGCACAAGCTCAAGGACCTCGGGGAGCCG ATTGATGACGAGGATGACCTAGACTCTAAGGACCAATCtgaagatgacgatgatgaagatgacgaaGAAGACGACGACGATGAGGAAGATGACGAGTAG
- the uso1 gene encoding general vesicular transport factor p115 isoform X2 — protein MNFFRGVMGGQPAGPQHSGVETIQKLCDRVASSTLLEDRRDAVRALKSLSKKYRMEVGSQALEHLIRILQTDRADSEILGYALDTIYNIICSDEEEEQDESEDAAPPLSGKNRNVPEEMQKQDDVGAQFTERFVQDPENITLLLTLLEEFDFHVRWPGVKLLTALLKNQCPQLQGIILVSPMGVSRLMDLLADSREVIRNDGLLLLQQLTKGNAAIQKIVAFENAFERLLDIITEEGTSDGGIVVEDCLLLLLNLLKNNSSNQNFFKEGSYVQRMKPWFEVGDDNAGWSAQKVTNLHYMLQLVRVLVSPVNSPGATASCQKAMFQCGLLQQLCTILMATGVPADILTETINTVSEVIRGSQINQDYFASVNAPSNPPRPAIVVLLMSMVNERQPFVLRCAVLYCFQCFLYKNQKGQGEIVATLLPSTIDANSISAGQLLCGGLFSADSLSNWCAAVALAHALQDNLTQKEQLLRVQLATSLGKPPVSLLQQCTNILSQTKSEKGSKVQTRVGLLMLLCTWINNCPIAVTHFLHNQENVPFLTAQISENLGEDERLVQGLCALLLGICIYYNDNSLENYTKDKLKQLIEKRIGKENFVEKLGFITKHELYSRAGQKPQPVFPTPEHMLFDHEFTKLVKDLEGVITKAIHKSNEEEKKEEEVKKTLEQHDSIVTQYKELIREQDTQINELKAQVASMSSQSEQMQVTMTQQITQIQQHKDQYNILKLKLGKTGDQSASQGEGAHINGLQSEELSQLREELEDLRRQHAQLQTQLAEKDTLIGSLKSEAASPAEGAPDNTELMKELDTLRAQLHSQAADLTQLQTERQELLRKAETAESGPASVDSGVDKAKVAELEKRLAAQSAETQKLQGEMKNLTGGRAGLESELASATSTAAILQAEKGKLQQEVQESKKEQDDLLMLLADQDQKILSLKHKLKDLGEPIDDEDDLDSKDQSEDDDDEDDEEDDDDEEDDE, from the exons ATGAATTTCTTCAGAGGAGTAATGGGCGGGCAGCCAGCGGGGCCACAACATTCTGGTGTGGAGACG ATCCAGAAACTTTGTGACCGTGTCGCCTCCTCAACACTGTTAGAGGACCGTAGAGATGCTGTCCGGGCCCTTAAATCTTTGTCCAAG AAATACCGCATGGAGGTGGGATCACAGGCTTTGGAACACCTGATTCGTATTCTTCAAACAGACAG GGCGGACTCTGAAATCCTTGGGTATGCTCTTGACACTATATACAACATCATCTGCAgtgacgaggaagaggagcaag ATGAATCAGAAG ATGCGGCTCCCCCTCTTTCAGGGAAGAATAGGAATGTACCTG AGGAGATGCAGAAGCAGGATGACGTCGGAGCCCAGTTCACGGAGAGGTTCGTCCAGGACCCAGAGAACATCACGCTGCTGCTCACACTCCTGGAG gagTTCGACTTCCACGTGAGATGGCCTGGCGTGAAGCTGCTTACAGCCTTGTTGAAGAACCAGTGTCCTCAGCTTCAGGGCATCATCCTCGTCAGCCCAATGG GAGTTTCCAGACTAATGGACTTGCTAGCGGACTCCAGAGAGGTCATTCGTAATGAT GGTCTGCTGTTATTACAGCAGCTCACTAAAGGCAATGCTGCCATTCAGAAGATTGTAGCTTTTGAAAATGCTTTTGAGAGACTCCTGGACATCATCACAGAGGAAGGCACCAGTGATGGGG GTATTGTTGTGGAGGActgtctgttgctgctgttgaacCTACTCAAGAACAACAGCTCCAACCAGAACTTCTTCAAGGAGGGCTCCTACGTCCAGAGGATGAAGCCCTGGTTTGAGGTGGGAGATGACAATGCTGGCTGGTCCGCTCAGAAGGTCACCAACCTTCACTACATGCTGCAG CTGGTGCGAGTGCTGGTGTCTCCGGTGAACTCTCCGGGGGCCACGGCCAGCTGTCAGAAGGCCATGTTCCAGTGTGgcctcctccagcagctctgcACCATCCTCATGGCGACCGGTGTGCCCGCAGACATCCTCACTGAG ACCATAAACACGGTGTCAGAAGTCATCCGTGGTTCCCAGATTAACCAGGACTACTTTGCATCGGTCAACGCTCCATCCAACCCGCCCAG GCCAGCCATCGTGGTGCTGCTGATGTCCATGGTGAACGAGAGGCAGCCGTTCGTGCTGCGCTGTGCCGTGCTCTACTGCTTCCAGTGCTTCCTCTATAAGAACCAGAAGGGCCAGGGGGAGATCGTGGCCACCCTGCTGCCTTCCACCATTGATG ctAATTCCATCTCGGCGGGCCAGCTGCTGTGTGGAGGCCTATTCTCGGCGGACTCGCTGTCCAACTGGTGCGCGGCGGTGGCTCTGGCCCACGCCCTCCAGGACAACCTGACCCAGAAGGAGCAGCTGCTGCGGGTGCAGCTGGCCACCAGCCTGGGCAAGCCCCCCGTCTCCCTCCTGCAGCAGTGCACCAACATCCTCTCCCAG ACCAAATCTGAAAAG ggGAGTAAGGTGCAGACCCGAGTAGGCCTCCTGATGCTGCTCTGCACTTGGATCAATAACTGTCCCATTGCCGTCACACACTTCCTGCACAACCAGGAGAACGTGCCCTTT CTGACGGCTCAGATCTCGGAGAACCTGGGGGAGGACGAGCGGCTGGTGCAGGGCCTGTGTGCCCTTCTCCTGGGCATCTGCATCTACTACAACGACAACTCACTGGAGAACTACACTAA AGATAAGCTGAAGCAGTTGATTGAGAAGCGCATTGGGAAGGAGAACTTCGTGGAGAAGCTGGGCTTCATCACCAAGCATGAGCTGTACTCCCGCGCCGGCCAGAAGCCCCAGCCGGTCTTCCCCACGCCCGAGCACATGCTCTTTGACCACGAGTTCACCAAACTGGTCAAGGACCTGGAGG GTGTGATAACTAAAGCTATCCATAAATCcaatgaggaggagaagaaagaggaggaggtgaagaagacCCTTGAGCAGCACGACAGCATAGTGACTCAGTATAAAGAACTGATCCGAGAACAG gacacTCAGATCAACGAGCTGAAGGCGCAGGTAGCCTCCATGTCGTCCCAGAGTGAGCAGATGCAGGTCACCATGACGCAGCAGATCACTCAGATCCAGCAGCACAAAGACCAGTACAACATCCTCAAGCTCAAGCTAG gtaagaCAGGTGACCAGTCGGCCTCACAGGGGGAGGGCGCTCACATCAACGGCCTGCAGTCGGAGGAGCTGAGTCAGCtgagagaggagctggaggacctGCGCAGACAACACGCCCAGCTGCAGACACAGCTCGCCGAGAAGGACACGCTCATAGgcagcttg aaatcagagGCAGCTTCTCCAGCAGAGGGAGCCCCAGACAACACAGAACTCATGAAG GAGCTGGACACATTGAGGGCCCAGCTGCACAGCCAGGCCGCTGACCTCACTCAGctccagacagagagacaggagctGCTAAGGAAAGCCGAGACTGCA gAGTCGGGCCCAGCCAGTGTGGACAGTGGAGTGGACAAGGCCAAAGTAGCAGAACTGGAGAAGCGATTGGCAGCTCAgagtgcagaaacacagaaactccAG GGGGAGATGAAGAACCTGACTGGCGGCAGAGCGGGCCTGGAGTCGGAGCTGGCCTCAGCCACCAGCACGGCAGCCATCTTGCAGGCGGAGAAGGGCAAGCTCcagcaggaggtgcaggagtCCAAGAAGGAGCAGGACGACCTGCTCATGCTGCTCGCCGACCAGGACCAGAAGATCCTCTCGCTGAAGCACAAGCTCAAGGACCTCGGGGAGCCG ATTGATGACGAGGATGACCTAGACTCTAAGGACCAATCtgaagatgacgatgatgaagatgacgaaGAAGACGACGACGATGAGGAAGATGACGAGTAG
- the uso1 gene encoding general vesicular transport factor p115 isoform X4: MNFFRGVMGGQPAGPQHSGVETIQKLCDRVASSTLLEDRRDAVRALKSLSKKYRMEVGSQALEHLIRILQTDRADSEILGYALDTIYNIICSDEEEEQDESEDAAPPLSGKNRNVPEEMQKQDDVGAQFTERFVQDPENITLLLTLLEEFDFHVRWPGVKLLTALLKNQCPQLQGIILVSPMGVSRLMDLLADSREVIRNDGLLLLQQLTKGNAAIQKIVAFENAFERLLDIITEEGTSDGGIVVEDCLLLLLNLLKNNSSNQNFFKEGSYVQRMKPWFEVGDDNAGWSAQKVTNLHYMLQLVRVLVSPVNSPGATASCQKAMFQCGLLQQLCTILMATGVPADILTETINTVSEVIRGSQINQDYFASVNAPSNPPRPAIVVLLMSMVNERQPFVLRCAVLYCFQCFLYKNQKGQGEIVATLLPSTIDANSISAGQLLCGGLFSADSLSNWCAAVALAHALQDNLTQKEQLLRVQLATSLGKPPVSLLQQCTNILSQGSKVQTRVGLLMLLCTWINNCPIAVTHFLHNQENVPFLTAQISENLGEDERLVQGLCALLLGICIYYNDNSLENYTKDKLKQLIEKRIGKENFVEKLGFITKHELYSRAGQKPQPVFPTPEHMLFDHEFTKLVKDLEGVITKAIHKSNEEEKKEEEVKKTLEQHDSIVTQYKELIREQDTQINELKAQVASMSSQSEQMQVTMTQQITQIQQHKDQYNILKLKLGKTGDQSASQGEGAHINGLQSEELSQLREELEDLRRQHAQLQTQLAEKDTLIGSLKSEAASPAEGAPDNTELMKELDTLRAQLHSQAADLTQLQTERQELLRKAETAESGPASVDSGVDKAKVAELEKRLAAQSAETQKLQGEMKNLTGGRAGLESELASATSTAAILQAEKGKLQQEVQESKKEQDDLLMLLADQDQKILSLKHKLKDLGEPIDDEDDLDSKDQSEDDDDEDDEEDDDDEEDDE; this comes from the exons ATGAATTTCTTCAGAGGAGTAATGGGCGGGCAGCCAGCGGGGCCACAACATTCTGGTGTGGAGACG ATCCAGAAACTTTGTGACCGTGTCGCCTCCTCAACACTGTTAGAGGACCGTAGAGATGCTGTCCGGGCCCTTAAATCTTTGTCCAAG AAATACCGCATGGAGGTGGGATCACAGGCTTTGGAACACCTGATTCGTATTCTTCAAACAGACAG GGCGGACTCTGAAATCCTTGGGTATGCTCTTGACACTATATACAACATCATCTGCAgtgacgaggaagaggagcaag ATGAATCAGAAG ATGCGGCTCCCCCTCTTTCAGGGAAGAATAGGAATGTACCTG AGGAGATGCAGAAGCAGGATGACGTCGGAGCCCAGTTCACGGAGAGGTTCGTCCAGGACCCAGAGAACATCACGCTGCTGCTCACACTCCTGGAG gagTTCGACTTCCACGTGAGATGGCCTGGCGTGAAGCTGCTTACAGCCTTGTTGAAGAACCAGTGTCCTCAGCTTCAGGGCATCATCCTCGTCAGCCCAATGG GAGTTTCCAGACTAATGGACTTGCTAGCGGACTCCAGAGAGGTCATTCGTAATGAT GGTCTGCTGTTATTACAGCAGCTCACTAAAGGCAATGCTGCCATTCAGAAGATTGTAGCTTTTGAAAATGCTTTTGAGAGACTCCTGGACATCATCACAGAGGAAGGCACCAGTGATGGGG GTATTGTTGTGGAGGActgtctgttgctgctgttgaacCTACTCAAGAACAACAGCTCCAACCAGAACTTCTTCAAGGAGGGCTCCTACGTCCAGAGGATGAAGCCCTGGTTTGAGGTGGGAGATGACAATGCTGGCTGGTCCGCTCAGAAGGTCACCAACCTTCACTACATGCTGCAG CTGGTGCGAGTGCTGGTGTCTCCGGTGAACTCTCCGGGGGCCACGGCCAGCTGTCAGAAGGCCATGTTCCAGTGTGgcctcctccagcagctctgcACCATCCTCATGGCGACCGGTGTGCCCGCAGACATCCTCACTGAG ACCATAAACACGGTGTCAGAAGTCATCCGTGGTTCCCAGATTAACCAGGACTACTTTGCATCGGTCAACGCTCCATCCAACCCGCCCAG GCCAGCCATCGTGGTGCTGCTGATGTCCATGGTGAACGAGAGGCAGCCGTTCGTGCTGCGCTGTGCCGTGCTCTACTGCTTCCAGTGCTTCCTCTATAAGAACCAGAAGGGCCAGGGGGAGATCGTGGCCACCCTGCTGCCTTCCACCATTGATG ctAATTCCATCTCGGCGGGCCAGCTGCTGTGTGGAGGCCTATTCTCGGCGGACTCGCTGTCCAACTGGTGCGCGGCGGTGGCTCTGGCCCACGCCCTCCAGGACAACCTGACCCAGAAGGAGCAGCTGCTGCGGGTGCAGCTGGCCACCAGCCTGGGCAAGCCCCCCGTCTCCCTCCTGCAGCAGTGCACCAACATCCTCTCCCAG ggGAGTAAGGTGCAGACCCGAGTAGGCCTCCTGATGCTGCTCTGCACTTGGATCAATAACTGTCCCATTGCCGTCACACACTTCCTGCACAACCAGGAGAACGTGCCCTTT CTGACGGCTCAGATCTCGGAGAACCTGGGGGAGGACGAGCGGCTGGTGCAGGGCCTGTGTGCCCTTCTCCTGGGCATCTGCATCTACTACAACGACAACTCACTGGAGAACTACACTAA AGATAAGCTGAAGCAGTTGATTGAGAAGCGCATTGGGAAGGAGAACTTCGTGGAGAAGCTGGGCTTCATCACCAAGCATGAGCTGTACTCCCGCGCCGGCCAGAAGCCCCAGCCGGTCTTCCCCACGCCCGAGCACATGCTCTTTGACCACGAGTTCACCAAACTGGTCAAGGACCTGGAGG GTGTGATAACTAAAGCTATCCATAAATCcaatgaggaggagaagaaagaggaggaggtgaagaagacCCTTGAGCAGCACGACAGCATAGTGACTCAGTATAAAGAACTGATCCGAGAACAG gacacTCAGATCAACGAGCTGAAGGCGCAGGTAGCCTCCATGTCGTCCCAGAGTGAGCAGATGCAGGTCACCATGACGCAGCAGATCACTCAGATCCAGCAGCACAAAGACCAGTACAACATCCTCAAGCTCAAGCTAG gtaagaCAGGTGACCAGTCGGCCTCACAGGGGGAGGGCGCTCACATCAACGGCCTGCAGTCGGAGGAGCTGAGTCAGCtgagagaggagctggaggacctGCGCAGACAACACGCCCAGCTGCAGACACAGCTCGCCGAGAAGGACACGCTCATAGgcagcttg aaatcagagGCAGCTTCTCCAGCAGAGGGAGCCCCAGACAACACAGAACTCATGAAG GAGCTGGACACATTGAGGGCCCAGCTGCACAGCCAGGCCGCTGACCTCACTCAGctccagacagagagacaggagctGCTAAGGAAAGCCGAGACTGCA gAGTCGGGCCCAGCCAGTGTGGACAGTGGAGTGGACAAGGCCAAAGTAGCAGAACTGGAGAAGCGATTGGCAGCTCAgagtgcagaaacacagaaactccAG GGGGAGATGAAGAACCTGACTGGCGGCAGAGCGGGCCTGGAGTCGGAGCTGGCCTCAGCCACCAGCACGGCAGCCATCTTGCAGGCGGAGAAGGGCAAGCTCcagcaggaggtgcaggagtCCAAGAAGGAGCAGGACGACCTGCTCATGCTGCTCGCCGACCAGGACCAGAAGATCCTCTCGCTGAAGCACAAGCTCAAGGACCTCGGGGAGCCG ATTGATGACGAGGATGACCTAGACTCTAAGGACCAATCtgaagatgacgatgatgaagatgacgaaGAAGACGACGACGATGAGGAAGATGACGAGTAG